In Gemmatimonadaceae bacterium, the DNA window GCCGTTGCGACCGCTGAGGGCTCGACGCGCGCGGCTCGGCCTGTAGCGGCGCGATCGCCACGCGGATCACCGCGCCCGACCCGGCGCTCATGCGCGGTCGGCGAGCCCGGGGAACGCCGCGCTTCCCCTGGCCAGACGCACGCCGCGCTCGATGGCCTCCTCCAGCGCCGCCGCGGCCAGCGCCTCCACGTGGAGGGCGTTGGCCGACACGCCGTCGCGGCCGCAGAGCGCGAACACCACATCGCCGTCGAACGACGAACCGGCCGGCGCGATGCGGCGGAAGAGGCCGGCGCCGGCGGCCCGGGCCAACTGCGCCAGTTGCACGCGGTCGAGCAACGCGTTGGTGGCCACCACGCAGAGCGTGGTGTTGCGCATCGCCTGTTCGGCGGACAGCGCGGCAAGGCGATGCGGGTCGTCCACGAGCAGCCGCGCGGCATCGAGAAATCCGCCGCCGTCGGCCCGCGCACCGGCGATGACGTGGCCCGCCGCATCTCGCACGTCTCCGAACGCATTCACCACGGCCACGGCCGCCACCCACACGCCGGCCGATCCGCGCTCGGCACAGCCGACGCCGCCCTTCATGGCCCGGGCGGCACCCGCCGCCTTGCCCACCGTGGCGCCGGTGCCGGCGCCCACGCTCCCCTCGGGCACGTGCACGGACGTGGCCGATTCCGCGGCCTGATACGCCATCTCCGGCGTGGGCCGCGCGCCGAATCGTCCGATCGGCCCGAGGTCGAAGATCACCGCCGCCGGGACGATCGGCACCACGCCGCCGGCGATCGGGAAGCCGCGGTTCCGCTCCTCCATCCACCGCATGACGCCGGCCGCGGCGTCGAGGCCATAGGCCGACCCGCCGGTGAGGAGCACCGCGTCCACGCGGTCGGCCAGCGCGTCGGCGCTGAGCGCGTGGATCTCGCGCGACCCGGTGGCGCGGCCGAACACGGCGGCCGCGCCGCGCAACGGAGCGTCGATGCCGCGCACCACGGTGCATCCCGTGCCGCCGGCAGCGTCGGTGGCGTGCCCCACCGCCACGCCGACGCGGGAGAAGTCCACGCTCACCTCAGTGGCCCGAAGCGGGCGGCGCGACCTCGCGTTTGGCCTGACAGGCACGGCACCGCGTGACGCCGCGAATGTTGCACATCACACAGAGGAAGGTGCCGCAATCGACGCACGGGTAGCCCTCCGAGGCGCGCTCCTCGTTGCCGCACGCCCGGCAGGTCATCATGTCGTGTTCCTTCAATTCATTGGTCATCGTCCGCCTCCGGTGTGCACCGCCTGTCGCATCTCCATGCCGTATTCCTTGATCTTCTTGATCAGCGTGGCGCGCGAGATGCCGAGTTCCTTGGCGGCGCGCGTGCGATTGCCGTCGTGGGCGCGCAGCGTGCGGTCGATGTGCTGCCGCTCCACCTCGGCCAGGGTGCGCGGAACGTGGTGCTCCACCCCCAGCCCCGACGCGTCGCGTACCTCGGCGGCCAGGTGCGTTGCCGCGATCGCCGGCGCGCCGCGGCCGATGATCATCGCGCGTTCGAGCACGTTGCGCATCTCGCGGATGTTGCCGGGCCAGGAATACTTCAGCAGCCGCTCGAGCGCGTCGTCGTCGATCTCGGTGGGCCCCTCGGGAAGGTTCACCCGCAACTCGTCCAGCAGGTGGGCGATCAGCTCCACCAGGTCCTCGCGCGCCCGCGCCCGCAGCGGCGGGAGATTGATCGGCATCACGCTCAGGCGGTAGTAGAGATCTTCGCGGAACCGGCCCGCCGTGACCTCGGCCACGAGGTCGCGGCTCGTGGCGGCGATCAGCCGCACGTCCACCTGGACCTCGCGCGTGCCGCCCTGGCGGCGGAAGCTCTTGCCTTCGAGCACGCGCAGCAGCTTGGGCTGGAGGTGCGCGTCCAGATCGCCGATCTCGTCGAGGAACAACGTGCCCCCGCTCGCCACCTCGAGCAGGCCGGGACGATGCACCTCGCCCTCGGGCGACACCCCCTGCTCCACGCCGAACAGCTCGGAATCGAGCGACGCCGCGGTGAGCGCGGCGCAGTTCACCTCGATGAACCGCTGGCCGGAGCGCGGGCTCTGCCGGTGCATGGCGTCGGCCACGCGGCCCTTTCCCGTGCCCACCTCGCCCACCAGCAGCACCGTCGTGCGATCGCTGTGCGCCAACAGATCGATCTGCGCGGCCAGTTCGCGCATCGGCGGCGACGAGCCGAGCAGCGCCCGCGCCGGCATCTGCCCGCGCCGTTCCGTCAGATAGACGTTCATCTGGCGCAGATGCGCCTTCTCGAATGCGCGCTCGGCGGCCGCGCCGAGGTGGGCCAACTCGATGGGCTTGGTGAGGAAGCTCTCGGCGCCGGCCTGCATGGCGCGCACGGCGAGCGACACGTCGCCGTGCCCGGTGATCATGATCACCACCGGGTGCTCTTCCTTCACCCGCTCGAGCACCTCGAAGCCCGTGATGTCGGGCAGGCGCAGGTCGAGCAGCACGAGATCGGGACGCCGCTGCTTGATCAGCGCGACGGCTTCCTCCCCCGTGTAGGCCTTGAGCACCTGATGCCCGCTACGCTCAAAGAACGCCCCCAGGAACGAGGTGATGTCGCGTTCGTCGTCGACGATGAGAACGGTCGGCATGCCCGGGCGGTGGTGGCGGAGCTGGAAGGGCTCGGTTTCGAAGGGACTGCAGTGTAAAGAGAATGAACACTAATCCGCCGCGGAGCAACCCTCGATCAGCGCGACCCGGGAATCAGCACCCGCCCGGCGCCCGGCAACACCGTGGCATCGAGCGCCCCAACGGGCAGCAGTTCTCCGTCCGCTTCGGTCCGGCGCGGGGGCTCGGCCACCACGCGGATGTGGCGGCCGCGGTAGAAGCTCGTGAGCCCGTCGTCGGGGAACCGGCCGCGTAACATGCGCCAGGCCACACGCACCGCCTGGCCGAGCGACCGCGGCGAGTACACGGCCACGTCGAGCGCGCCGTCGTCCGGGCGCGCGTCCGGCGCGAGGGTGATCACGCCGCTGAGCACGGAGCCCACGTTGGCCACGAGGATGCTGAGCGCCTCGACCTCGTGGACGGCGCCGTCCACCTCGATGCGCGCGCGGAATCGCTCGCCGCGCACGGCGGCGCCGATGGCCGCACCGGCGCCGGCGACCACGTAGGCGCCGATCCCGAGCCGGCGCTTGTGCCAGGTCGCGGTGCGCTCGAGCATGCGGACGTCGATGCCGATGCCGGCGGCCACGGCGAAGTGCCCGCCCGACGCGAGCCGGGCGAGGTCGATCGCGCGCACGCGTCCGCCGCAGAGAGCGCGCACGGCGCGAGCCGGATCGAGCGGGATGCCGAGGGCGCGCACGAGCAGGTTTCCCGTGCCGGCGGCGAGCGGCCCCACGGGGACGGCCGTGCCGGCCAACGCCCCGAGCGCCTCGATGATGGTGCCGTCGCCGCCGAGGACGAACACGGCGTCGTAGGCCGTGGCCGCGGCGCGGGCCATGCCGCCGGCATCGCCGGGCCCCGTGGTGCGCCGCGTGTCGTGGGTCACACCGAGGGCGGCGAGCGCGGCTTCGACGCGGGCCAGGTCGCGCACCCCGCACCGCGACGCGGGGTTCACGATCAGCAGGGCGCGGCGGATCACCAGCGCCAGGATTTGGACAGCGAGACGCCCCACTGCTGCGGGGTGGGCACGAATCCGCGCAGGCCGCGGCCGCACAGCAGCGCGCTGGAGGGCGGATCCACGCCCACGTCCGCCGCCAGCGTATTGGAGAATCGATATTGCAGCTTGCCCCCGAGTTGCTGGAAGAATCCGTTCATCCCCGGGTCGCTGCCGGTCTGGTTGGGGTTGAGTTGGCACAGGCCGGCGCTGATGCTGAAGAAGAGATTGTTGGTGAGCTGCTTCTCGCCGCCCAACCGGGCGCCGGCGAAGAAGTCGCGCGCCGCGTTCGTCGTGGGCGCGTTGGTGGCGGTCTCGTCGGTGGCGCCGGCCTGGAACTGCAGGATGTCGAACGTGGAACCGAGCTGCCCGCGCAGCGTCTGGGCGAGCACGCTGCTGGCGGTGGGCAGCAGCACCTGCGCCGCCGTGCGCAGGTAGCTCTGGTTGGCTCCGAGCTCGAAGCTCGGCACGCCGCAACAGAGGTAGCTCACGAGGTCGGATTGCGGGATCGCGTAGCTCTCCCCGCTCTCCAGGTCGAGCGACGGCCCCGGATAGAGGTACCCGGAGAGCTTGGCGCGCACCTTGACGTCCTGCCGGTTGTACTGCCGCACGTTGTAGATGGCGCTGATATTGATGCGCGGATTGAGGTCCGGCGTGCCATAGAACGTGATCGTGCCGCTCTCCACCTGGAATTCGCGCTGCAGCGGCCCGAACGACAGCGTGTACGTGCCGCGTTCGGCGATGAGCGTCCCGTCGAGCGCCAGGCGGTACGTCAGGGTGTCCAGGGCGGGGTCGCGGCTGAACGGCGACCCGCCGTCGGTGGCGCGCTGGCCCGACCGCGTGACGTTGAGCGATCCCGCGAGCTTCACGTTGGCTTCCTGCGACCGTAGCCACACCTCGTCGCCGAGCGTCACGCGGACGTTGCTGATCGTCATGTCCTTGAGCAACGCCGACGGCGGGCTGGGCAGCTTGATCTGGCGGCTCAACTCGGCGGTGTCGATGATGCCTTCGAGATCGGCGTAGCTCAGGGCCACCAGCTGCTTCTTGGCCACGGCGCGCTCGGGGATGTAGATCGTGCCCCGCACGACGTTGACGGAGCCGGTGAGGGTGGATGCGTCCTGGCGTCCGCTCAGCGTGATGCCCTGGCCCACCGTGGACACGTCCAGCCGCGCCAGCGCGCGCTTGTCCATGACCCGGAAGTTGTGCGCGGCCAGCCGCAGGTTGAACAGCGGATTGCTGCGATCGGCGAAATCCACGAACCCGAGGACGGCCACGCTGTCGTTGGGCGAGGTGGCGTTCCAGGCCCGCAGCCGGCGGATGGCTAGGCTGTCGCGGGCGCTGAACATGGCGAGATCGGCGCTGATGTCGTGCAGCGTGAGCCCGATGTCGGCCACCGAGAGCTGGCCGCCGTTCATCTGCACCACGCCGCCCACGGTGGGGTGGTGCCACGTCCCGGCCACGTCGAGATCCAGATGCACGCGCCCCTTGGCGTCGGTCACCGCGGGCACGAAGGCCTCGACGATGGCGAAGTCGGCGCTGTCGGCACGGATCTTCCCGCTCAGGGAATCGTCGAGCAGCCGCGGGGCGTCGGACAGCGTCAGCTCCATGGGCAGCGACGCCGTGGCCTGCAGCGAGGGGGCCCCGCCCCGGAAGATCGTGAGCGCCGCCTGGGTGCGCCGGTCCGCGTAGGCCGCGGTGGCGTCGACGCGCTCCAATCGCATGCCGCCGTAGCGGAGGCCGTGCAGCGTCGCGTCCAGCGACGCCAGCGGGCGCGCCCGCGTGCCGCGCACCCCGGCATGGAGCGCGCCCCAGCCCGCCATCGTGTCGGCAATCTGCAGCAGCGTGGCCGCGTCGCGCACCGGCACGCTGTCGGCGCTGAACATGAGCGCCACGGAATCCACGGCCGGCACGCGGCCGGCGACCGCCACCGACCCGCCGCGCCCGTTGGTGATCCGCAGCGTGTCGATCGCGATCAGCGACGAATCGACGCTGATCCGCGCCGGCGCCGCGAGGGTCCACGTGTCGTGGCCGAGGTTGACGTCCACCGACTCCACCGTGGCGCCGATGAGCCCGTCGGTGCGGCTCACGCGTCCCGCCGCGGCGAACGTGGGACCGTTGTCGCTGAGTACGCCGAGGCGGAAGCTGCCGCTCGTGCGTGTGGCCAGCTGCAACTCGGCCCCGATCGTGTCCACCTTCACGCCGGCCAGCACGAGCGTGTCCAGTTCCAGGCCCACGGTGCCGCGCGGCGCGTTCAGGATGTCATCCACGGCGAACCGCCCGTGCATCGACGCGCCGCGATCCTTGTTGATGTAGAGCGTGCTCCCGAACACTTCGCCGCGCACGTTCAACGAGTCCAGGTTCCCGGTGACCATGCCGGTGAGCGACAGCGCGCCGGCCAGCGAGTCGGGCTTGCCGCTGGCTTTCGCCGCCGCCGTGGCCAGGAACGGACGCAACCCGCCCAGCGAATCCACCGACGCCTCGTAGGCGAGCGAGTCCACGGCGCCGCGCCGCAGCCCGAGCGCGCCCGAGGCCGTGATCGTGGCCGCCGACGTCTCGAGGCGCAGCGAGTCGACGTGCATCTTGGCATCGCCGAACCGGAACCGGGCGCGCGAGCCGAACAGCTGCACGTGATCGAGATCGGAGTGCTCCAGCGACACGAGGACCGAGCCGTTGAGGGTGGCGATCGAATCGCCGCGCAGATTCACTTCGTAGTTTCCGGTCAGCGAACCCGCCGGCACGCCGTCGCGGTCGAGGAGCTGCGCCGGATCGAGGGCCACCACGCGCCCGCTGCCCTGCGC includes these proteins:
- a CDS encoding sigma-54 dependent transcriptional regulator, translated to MPTVLIVDDERDITSFLGAFFERSGHQVLKAYTGEEAVALIKQRRPDLVLLDLRLPDITGFEVLERVKEEHPVVIMITGHGDVSLAVRAMQAGAESFLTKPIELAHLGAAAERAFEKAHLRQMNVYLTERRGQMPARALLGSSPPMRELAAQIDLLAHSDRTTVLLVGEVGTGKGRVADAMHRQSPRSGQRFIEVNCAALTAASLDSELFGVEQGVSPEGEVHRPGLLEVASGGTLFLDEIGDLDAHLQPKLLRVLEGKSFRRQGGTREVQVDVRLIAATSRDLVAEVTAGRFREDLYYRLSVMPINLPPLRARAREDLVELIAHLLDELRVNLPEGPTEIDDDALERLLKYSWPGNIREMRNVLERAMIIGRGAPAIAATHLAAEVRDASGLGVEHHVPRTLAEVERQHIDRTLRAHDGNRTRAAKELGISRATLIKKIKEYGMEMRQAVHTGGGR
- a CDS encoding diacylglycerol kinase family protein → MGRLAVQILALVIRRALLIVNPASRCGVRDLARVEAALAALGVTHDTRRTTGPGDAGGMARAAATAYDAVFVLGGDGTIIEALGALAGTAVPVGPLAAGTGNLLVRALGIPLDPARAVRALCGGRVRAIDLARLASGGHFAVAAGIGIDVRMLERTATWHKRRLGIGAYVVAGAGAAIGAAVRGERFRARIEVDGAVHEVEALSILVANVGSVLSGVITLAPDARPDDGALDVAVYSPRSLGQAVRVAWRMLRGRFPDDGLTSFYRGRHIRVVAEPPRRTEADGELLPVGALDATVLPGAGRVLIPGSR
- a CDS encoding translocation/assembly module TamB domain-containing protein, whose amino-acid sequence is MSRRRIVLFVSLGLVVSLILLAVGGVMVLTQTGWGQDQVRHLVQDRVTAAVHGRVYLGRISGSYLTGMTIDSVEIRDAEDSLFVATGPVTVAYDPRDLVDKRLLFSSVDIQHPTVYLRQHENWDWNFRRIFRSGIQGPPSRGPQWGDYLVFDSVRVHNATFELTLPWHPDDSLHGVRRDSAIAAALSHAEPEVRRTREGFTRTWRWSRIHAVLPYVRWADPDSAGRTFAFDTLDLDEREPPFLFRNVRGTVRNLGDSLWATVRHFDLPASTGSASGKIWWGNDLPTRYALHIIGDSVSLADVDWVYPTLPTTGGGSMDLDIHNERDLHVLDYALSKMDVRSTGSHLRGAMTFGVGGPVLQVKDVNLDADPVDFDLLRTLNGKAFPVDWQGQLRGTVVARGGPLTHFVVDTAQLTFHDAHVPGAVSALSGRGGLDILNPGFTVFQHFDVAAQMVDLRTIEYLYPAFPRLHGWLSGAATLDSSWMDVRFSNADVQQHDGDAPPSRLVGNGRITYGDQFMRYDVALFADSLSLTGLHRSYAGLPVKGMVAGTIRAQGTTDSLLLDVSLRGPLGAASFNGHVDIFPPMLGAQGSGRVVALDPAQLLDRDGVPAGSLTGNYEVNLRGDSIATLNGSVLVSLEHSDLDHVQLFGSRARFRFGDAKMHVDSLRLETSAATITASGALGLRRGAVDSLAYEASVDSLGGLRPFLATAAAKASGKPDSLAGALSLTGMVTGNLDSLNVRGEVFGSTLYINKDRGASMHGRFAVDDILNAPRGTVGLELDTLVLAGVKVDTIGAELQLATRTSGSFRLGVLSDNGPTFAAAGRVSRTDGLIGATVESVDVNLGHDTWTLAAPARISVDSSLIAIDTLRITNGRGGSVAVAGRVPAVDSVALMFSADSVPVRDAATLLQIADTMAGWGALHAGVRGTRARPLASLDATLHGLRYGGMRLERVDATAAYADRRTQAALTIFRGGAPSLQATASLPMELTLSDAPRLLDDSLSGKIRADSADFAIVEAFVPAVTDAKGRVHLDLDVAGTWHHPTVGGVVQMNGGQLSVADIGLTLHDISADLAMFSARDSLAIRRLRAWNATSPNDSVAVLGFVDFADRSNPLFNLRLAAHNFRVMDKRALARLDVSTVGQGITLSGRQDASTLTGSVNVVRGTIYIPERAVAKKQLVALSYADLEGIIDTAELSRQIKLPSPPSALLKDMTISNVRVTLGDEVWLRSQEANVKLAGSLNVTRSGQRATDGGSPFSRDPALDTLTYRLALDGTLIAERGTYTLSFGPLQREFQVESGTITFYGTPDLNPRINISAIYNVRQYNRQDVKVRAKLSGYLYPGPSLDLESGESYAIPQSDLVSYLCCGVPSFELGANQSYLRTAAQVLLPTASSVLAQTLRGQLGSTFDILQFQAGATDETATNAPTTNAARDFFAGARLGGEKQLTNNLFFSISAGLCQLNPNQTGSDPGMNGFFQQLGGKLQYRFSNTLAADVGVDPPSSALLCGRGLRGFVPTPQQWGVSLSKSWRW
- a CDS encoding P1 family peptidase, with product MDFSRVGVAVGHATDAAGGTGCTVVRGIDAPLRGAAAVFGRATGSREIHALSADALADRVDAVLLTGGSAYGLDAAAGVMRWMEERNRGFPIAGGVVPIVPAAVIFDLGPIGRFGARPTPEMAYQAAESATSVHVPEGSVGAGTGATVGKAAGAARAMKGGVGCAERGSAGVWVAAVAVVNAFGDVRDAAGHVIAGARADGGGFLDAARLLVDDPHRLAALSAEQAMRNTTLCVVATNALLDRVQLAQLARAAGAGLFRRIAPAGSSFDGDVVFALCGRDGVSANALHVEALAAAALEEAIERGVRLARGSAAFPGLADRA